One Nitrospirota bacterium DNA segment encodes these proteins:
- the hemL gene encoding glutamate-1-semialdehyde 2,1-aminomutase — translation MNTTKSQKLFAEAQRYIPGGVNSPVRAFRSVGGRPLFIKRAKGSRLYDVDGNSFIDYVLSWGPMILGHAPAPVIKAIQRAAENGTSYGAPTELEVRLARMIREAIPSMQKVRLVSSGTEAVMSAIRVARAYTKRDAILKFEGCYHGHSDYLLAKAGSGLATLGLPDSPGVPADFTRHTLTAPYNDIRTVTQLVREHHQRLACIIVEPIAGNMGVVPPGQDFLPALRHLTEQHGIVLIFDEVITGFRVHYGGAQTLYGVTPDLTCLGKIIGGGLPVGAYGGKQEIMDLIAPAGPVYQAGTLSGNPLAVTAGIETLTRLKARGLYSKLEERSATLAEGLGEAARKAGVPLTQTRVGSMLGAFFTAGPVVDWTTAKQSDTQRYAKFFRRMLEKGVYFAPSQFEAAFLSTAHTDADIKKTIAAAHAAFKSL, via the coding sequence ATGAACACCACCAAGTCCCAGAAGCTCTTTGCCGAAGCGCAACGCTATATTCCCGGCGGCGTGAACAGCCCGGTTCGGGCCTTCCGCTCGGTCGGCGGCCGGCCGCTCTTCATCAAGCGGGCGAAGGGCAGCCGGCTCTATGATGTGGACGGGAACAGCTTCATCGACTACGTGCTGTCCTGGGGACCGATGATCCTCGGCCATGCCCCGGCCCCGGTGATCAAAGCGATTCAGCGAGCCGCCGAGAACGGCACCAGCTACGGCGCGCCGACCGAGCTGGAGGTCCGGTTGGCCCGCATGATCCGCGAGGCGATCCCGTCGATGCAGAAAGTCCGATTGGTCAGCTCCGGCACCGAAGCGGTGATGAGCGCCATCCGCGTCGCGCGCGCCTACACGAAACGGGACGCGATTCTCAAGTTCGAAGGCTGCTACCACGGGCACAGCGACTACCTGCTCGCCAAAGCCGGCTCGGGTCTGGCGACCTTGGGCCTTCCCGATTCGCCAGGGGTGCCGGCTGATTTCACGCGCCACACCCTCACGGCGCCCTACAACGACATCAGAACAGTCACGCAACTGGTCAGGGAACACCACCAACGGTTGGCCTGTATCATCGTCGAGCCGATCGCGGGCAACATGGGTGTCGTGCCGCCGGGCCAGGATTTCCTCCCGGCCTTGCGACACCTGACGGAGCAACACGGCATCGTGCTCATCTTCGATGAAGTGATCACCGGATTCCGCGTGCACTACGGCGGCGCGCAGACGTTGTACGGGGTGACGCCGGACCTGACCTGTTTGGGCAAGATCATCGGCGGAGGATTGCCGGTGGGCGCCTACGGAGGCAAGCAAGAGATCATGGATCTGATCGCGCCGGCCGGGCCGGTGTATCAGGCCGGGACGCTGTCGGGGAATCCGCTGGCTGTCACAGCGGGCATCGAGACGCTGACTCGGCTCAAGGCGCGCGGCTTGTACTCAAAACTCGAGGAACGATCGGCGACGCTGGCGGAGGGCTTGGGTGAGGCCGCTCGGAAAGCCGGAGTGCCGCTGACGCAAACGCGGGTGGGGTCGATGCTGGGCGCGTTTTTTACCGCGGGGCCGGTGGTGGACTGGACGACGGCGAAACAGTCGGACACGCAGCGTTACGCGAAATTTTTCCGCCGAATGCTGGAGAAGGGCGTCTACTTCGCGCCGTCCCAGTTCGAGGCGGCGTTCCTCTCAACTGCCCACACCGACGCCGACATCAAGAAAACAATCGCAGCCGCGCACGCGGCCTTCAAAAGTCTCTAG
- a CDS encoding GNAT family N-acetyltransferase, producing MNVRLRPGTAADAKECGRIQYEAFKSIGQQHNFPPDFPSVEAATDVVTMLLSHPRFYSVVAEVDGRVVGCNFLDERSTIAGIGPVSVDPPVMNSTLGRQLMRAVMDRAVERRIPGVRLLQIAWHYRSLALYAKLGFEIRETISGLQGPSLRLKIPGYDVRPARPEDAPACNALCFHVHGHDRAGELADAIRDGTANVVERLGRITGYSTAIGWFHHAVGETNDDLKALIGAAQSFLGPGFLLPSRNGELFRWCLANNLRVVAQATLMTIGLYNAPTGAYLPSILY from the coding sequence ATGAACGTCCGACTACGTCCTGGCACTGCGGCAGACGCCAAGGAATGTGGGCGCATCCAGTACGAGGCGTTCAAGTCGATCGGGCAGCAACACAATTTCCCACCCGATTTCCCCTCGGTCGAAGCCGCCACGGATGTCGTTACGATGCTCCTCTCCCATCCTCGCTTCTATTCCGTCGTAGCCGAGGTCGACGGTCGAGTCGTGGGTTGCAACTTTTTGGACGAGCGGTCGACCATCGCCGGCATCGGTCCAGTTTCGGTCGATCCCCCAGTAATGAACAGCACGCTCGGCCGCCAGCTCATGCGGGCGGTCATGGATCGAGCCGTTGAGCGTCGTATTCCGGGTGTCCGCCTCCTGCAAATCGCGTGGCACTACCGCTCGCTTGCGCTCTACGCGAAGCTCGGCTTCGAGATCCGCGAGACAATCTCGGGATTACAGGGCCCGTCTCTCCGCCTGAAGATCCCCGGATATGACGTGCGCCCAGCCCGCCCAGAGGACGCCCCGGCTTGCAATGCGCTCTGCTTCCACGTACACGGCCACGACCGGGCCGGGGAGTTGGCGGACGCCATTCGCGACGGAACCGCGAACGTCGTCGAACGTCTCGGACGGATTACTGGCTACTCGACTGCGATTGGCTGGTTCCATCATGCCGTCGGCGAGACCAACGATGACCTGAAGGCGTTGATCGGAGCGGCGCAGTCCTTTCTTGGGCCCGGATTCCTTTTGCCGTCTCGCAACGGTGAGTTGTTCCGCTGGTGCCTGGCCAACAATCTTCGTGTCGTCGCTCAGGCGACGCTCATGACGATCGGCCTGTATAACGCGCCTACCGGCGCATATCTGCCGTCGATTCTCTATTGA
- a CDS encoding type II toxin-antitoxin system PemK/MazF family toxin, which produces MRRGEVRWYKFPSPDKRRPVVILTRDSALEFLGEVTVAPVTSTIRDIPSEVLLTEADGMPRPCAVNLDHIQTVSKGKIGSLITTLSSDRMSQVRQALRFALAL; this is translated from the coding sequence ATGCGACGCGGCGAGGTCCGCTGGTACAAGTTCCCCAGTCCAGATAAGCGAAGGCCGGTAGTGATCCTCACGCGGGACTCGGCGCTCGAATTCCTTGGGGAAGTGACCGTGGCGCCCGTGACCAGCACGATCCGTGACATCCCGTCCGAGGTTCTGCTCACCGAAGCCGACGGCATGCCCCGACCCTGCGCCGTCAACCTCGATCACATCCAGACCGTGTCCAAAGGTAAGATCGGATCGCTCATCACAACATTGAGTTCCGACCGCATGTCCCAAGTCCGGCAGGCCCTGCGATTTGCACTTGCGCTCTAG
- a CDS encoding helix-turn-helix domain-containing protein, protein MSKLEKLQRRLLTAEEVRFFGQRFRQLMGELLVGMLNRYGVSPEDHFRFHPLAVRLASARAERGLDLKAAAAALKVARYRLAEIERGGTKNVDAELLIRYVDYLGLKNWFGRWKRANASLAKRLRITGAGKLTAASRAARRERRAPEAGR, encoded by the coding sequence ATGTCGAAGCTCGAAAAACTTCAGCGAAGGCTCCTCACCGCAGAAGAGGTGCGGTTTTTCGGGCAAAGATTCAGACAGCTTATGGGCGAGCTGTTGGTCGGGATGCTGAACCGTTACGGCGTTTCCCCCGAAGATCATTTCCGCTTTCACCCGCTCGCTGTTCGGCTCGCGAGCGCACGCGCTGAGCGCGGCCTTGATCTGAAGGCCGCAGCCGCCGCGCTCAAGGTAGCCCGATATCGACTCGCCGAGATTGAACGCGGCGGAACGAAGAACGTTGACGCCGAACTGCTTATTCGCTACGTGGACTATCTTGGACTCAAGAACTGGTTTGGCCGCTGGAAAAGAGCGAACGCCTCGCTTGCTAAACGCCTACGGATTACGGGGGCGGGCAAGCTAACCGCCGCTTCCAGAGCGGCGCGCCGCGAGCGGCGCGCGCCTGAAGCGGGACGTTAG
- the pyk gene encoding pyruvate kinase, with product MRKAKIVCTIGPASDSPALLDQLIESGMDAARLNFSHGSHESHGRALHAVRAAAERRRVAVAVILDLQGPRIRVGELDDGGVDVVPGQQVILQTMLLRSGGQIGAHTVARAGTPGDVPEIPVTYPYLARDVQPGARIFIDDGLVEMKANRISGGAVECTVVAGGRIASHKGINLPGTRVSAPTLTDKDREDLRFGIAQGVDYVALSFVRGPEDILDAKNLIADCGGDQPVIAKIERAEAITALDAILEQADGVMIARGDLGVEMGPEAVPVLQKRVIAEANGRRRLVITATQMLESMTHKTRPTRAEASDVANAVFDGTDAVMLSAETAIGRYPVEAVRVMDRIIRAAEEGTGPAFARRADDGRGEVSFPEAICTSASAAASAVGASAIVAFSELGMTARLVSKQRPHAPIIAFTPFGAVRQRMALYWGVIPHTMPQINQTDERVSEAERRLKAEGLVKAGQRIVILSGTQIGRPGGTNLMKLHEVT from the coding sequence ATGCGCAAAGCGAAGATCGTCTGCACCATCGGCCCGGCCAGCGATTCCCCCGCGCTGCTCGATCAGCTCATCGAGAGCGGGATGGACGCCGCGCGGCTGAACTTCTCGCACGGCAGTCATGAGTCGCATGGGCGCGCCCTTCACGCGGTTCGCGCGGCAGCCGAGCGTCGCCGGGTCGCGGTGGCCGTCATCCTGGATCTCCAAGGACCGCGGATTCGCGTCGGTGAGCTGGATGACGGTGGGGTGGATGTCGTGCCCGGTCAGCAGGTGATTCTGCAGACCATGCTGTTGCGTTCCGGCGGCCAGATCGGCGCCCACACCGTCGCGCGGGCGGGAACCCCCGGCGACGTTCCCGAGATACCGGTGACCTACCCCTACCTGGCGCGCGATGTCCAGCCCGGGGCCCGGATTTTCATCGATGACGGGCTGGTCGAGATGAAGGCGAATCGGATCTCGGGCGGCGCCGTCGAATGTACGGTCGTCGCCGGCGGTCGGATCGCCTCCCATAAGGGTATCAACCTCCCCGGCACACGGGTCAGCGCTCCGACGCTGACCGACAAGGATCGAGAAGACCTGCGGTTCGGCATCGCGCAGGGGGTGGATTACGTGGCGCTCTCGTTCGTGCGGGGGCCGGAAGACATTCTTGACGCAAAGAACCTGATCGCGGACTGCGGCGGCGATCAGCCGGTCATCGCGAAGATCGAGCGGGCGGAGGCTATCACGGCCCTGGATGCGATTCTGGAGCAAGCCGACGGGGTCATGATCGCGCGCGGCGATCTCGGAGTCGAGATGGGGCCGGAAGCCGTGCCGGTTCTGCAAAAACGCGTCATCGCGGAAGCGAATGGTCGCCGTCGCCTCGTGATTACCGCGACCCAGATGCTGGAATCCATGACCCACAAGACCAGGCCGACCAGGGCGGAAGCCTCGGATGTCGCGAACGCCGTCTTTGACGGAACCGATGCCGTGATGCTGTCCGCGGAAACGGCCATCGGACGGTATCCGGTCGAGGCGGTGCGTGTGATGGATCGCATTATTCGGGCGGCGGAAGAAGGCACCGGGCCGGCGTTCGCGCGTCGGGCCGACGACGGCCGCGGCGAAGTCTCCTTTCCCGAAGCCATCTGCACGTCGGCGTCGGCGGCCGCCTCCGCGGTGGGCGCCAGCGCCATCGTGGCTTTCAGCGAATTGGGCATGACGGCTCGTCTCGTCTCCAAGCAGCGTCCGCACGCGCCGATCATCGCCTTTACCCCGTTCGGAGCGGTCCGGCAACGGATGGCGCTCTATTGGGGCGTGATTCCCCACACGATGCCGCAGATCAACCAGACCGACGAGCGGGTGAGCGAAGCCGAACGACGGTTAAAGGCGGAAGGGCTCGTCAAAGCCGGGCAGCGGATCGTGATCTTGTCGGGGACCCAGATCGGCCGGCCCGGCGGGACCAACCTGATGAAATTGCACGAAGTGACGTGA
- a CDS encoding ribbon-helix-helix domain-containing protein — MRTVQMTLDDELVSLIDKAAKRLKTTRSAFTRDALRSALERLRMQDLERKQREGYAKKPPKRGEFDVWEREQVWGD; from the coding sequence ATGAGAACCGTACAAATGACGCTCGACGATGAGTTGGTCAGTTTGATCGATAAGGCCGCCAAGCGGCTCAAGACGACTCGGTCGGCCTTCACCAGGGACGCCCTCCGTTCGGCGCTGGAGCGGCTCCGCATGCAGGACCTCGAGCGCAAGCAGCGGGAAGGGTATGCCAAGAAGCCGCCCAAGCGAGGGGAGTTCGACGTCTGGGAACGTGAGCAGGTCTGGGGCGACTGA
- a CDS encoding type II toxin-antitoxin system RelE/ParE family toxin, producing MASAGKPLVRLHGQVQSPPFSPAARLEAGVLLRRLQRGENLEMPHSRPMPSVGPRCHELRIQDERASWRIVYRVGSDAIVIVEVFSKKTQTIPR from the coding sequence TTGGCATCAGCCGGCAAGCCGCTGGTTCGGCTGCATGGACAGGTACAAAGCCCGCCCTTTTCTCCCGCGGCCCGGCTCGAGGCCGGCGTGCTGCTACGCCGTTTGCAACGCGGTGAGAACCTGGAAATGCCACATTCCAGGCCTATGCCCAGCGTCGGCCCGCGTTGCCATGAACTGAGGATTCAGGATGAACGGGCGTCCTGGCGCATTGTGTACCGTGTGGGTTCCGATGCGATCGTGATCGTCGAAGTCTTCAGCAAGAAGACGCAAACCATTCCGCGGTAG
- a CDS encoding dual specificity protein phosphatase family protein yields MDTWWIDRPHLLGSRNPTTTDLEQLRSDGFGVLVSLLCEEEQPPRYDIARITALGYERHNIPVQDFCPPTVEQLEQFVRLVDGLPPGTKIVVHCEGGTGRTGTFAAAYWVAKGKTAEDAIQHVRTARPHAVETREQKAILEAFARKLGLDR; encoded by the coding sequence ATGGATACATGGTGGATCGACAGACCTCATTTACTGGGTAGCAGGAATCCAACCACTACCGACCTCGAACAGTTGAGAAGCGACGGCTTTGGGGTGCTCGTTTCTCTGCTCTGTGAGGAGGAGCAGCCACCGCGCTATGACATCGCCCGCATCACAGCGCTCGGCTATGAGCGACACAACATACCCGTGCAGGACTTCTGTCCTCCGACAGTGGAGCAACTTGAGCAGTTCGTCAGACTCGTTGATGGATTGCCTCCCGGAACGAAGATCGTCGTTCACTGCGAAGGCGGCACCGGCAGAACCGGCACGTTCGCGGCGGCTTACTGGGTGGCGAAGGGTAAGACAGCGGAGGACGCGATTCAACACGTTCGCACGGCGCGACCTCATGCGGTCGAAACACGAGAACAAAAAGCAATCCTAGAGGCGTTCGCACGCAAGCTAGGGCTCGATCGTTAG
- a CDS encoding HAD-IA family hydrolase, with protein MAKKAPVDLLIFDLDGTLIESKWDIAHSVNLTLEELGLPRRPQEEIFGFVGDGVKRLLRLAVGEENQAEYEEALRVFRGHYLAHCLDRTRFYPGVETALAHFADKHKAVATNKSMEYTKVILDGLGSHHFAYVIGGDDGYGLKPEPGMLLKIMEALRVPRERTVLIGDSTNDINGGHNAGIRVCAVGYGMGNREKMAACQPDWFIERPEELMEIFI; from the coding sequence ATGGCCAAGAAAGCGCCGGTTGATCTCCTGATCTTCGACCTGGACGGGACGCTGATCGAGTCCAAGTGGGACATCGCCCACTCGGTCAACCTCACGCTGGAGGAACTCGGGCTGCCCCGCCGCCCGCAGGAAGAAATCTTCGGGTTCGTGGGGGACGGCGTCAAGCGCCTGCTGCGGCTGGCGGTCGGCGAGGAGAACCAGGCCGAGTACGAGGAGGCCTTGCGCGTCTTTCGCGGCCATTACCTGGCGCACTGCCTGGACCGCACCCGGTTTTATCCGGGCGTCGAGACGGCGCTCGCGCATTTCGCCGACAAGCACAAGGCGGTGGCGACCAACAAATCCATGGAATACACCAAGGTGATTCTGGACGGGTTGGGGAGCCACCACTTCGCTTATGTGATCGGCGGCGACGACGGCTACGGGCTGAAGCCCGAACCGGGGATGCTGCTGAAAATCATGGAGGCGTTGCGCGTCCCTCGGGAGCGGACCGTGCTGATCGGCGACAGCACCAACGACATCAACGGCGGGCACAACGCCGGCATCCGCGTCTGCGCGGTCGGCTACGGGATGGGGAATCGCGAGAAGATGGCGGCCTGCCAACCTGACTGGTTCATCGAACGACCGGAAGAATTGATGGAGATCTTTATATGA
- a CDS encoding 6-phosphofructokinase — protein MNSPTDKLDFVTVEGLLRYGEALARRTSSEGIDLPPPPVPSPARSQRVREAMDGIRAFVRRAQAGLPSAQIYRAERRALLAQSCGGDELVWFAAWNRLLAEGELAPLYRAPIGAVQKPVHRRPVAIVPRAHLTPQLAEGRIVLDLGDDRFWLLPRDLAGRTLFFTMRHGISRVESKTHRVGRRLANVLDPERGVQKADAVGAALARMIGVVGQQLDYLRLHNYLDPRTFLHLTSSTPNTKQLCERIVAALLPGVSERPRVEIEPALDSQDFGWATGLDKQTEVEEAATAFSVDGNTAKRLLKHPFYSHPGGHSFFDLYLDVIDGLHVLGRSRPGAVFCLYTHSSTLRALRIFLDPRPFREAFTEFGEYKEGQDNVVLLTFENGQLSGYSTAVGLSESERAARDAWVSLEQARKDRVTLKPRRLKRLIALVSGGDFAGAGAALKELRVTGNRLGLDIYFVRHGFLGLANNWIEAVTEEDTRGMSSHASSPIGSSRFEDFKDEEVQVAAMRHLEPYLEDGAVVVLGGDGSLRGARAIYETFGVQVAGIPGTIDNNIAGTTSLGFHSAVALANQSIESLKATSAAMGSVFFVEVMGAGSGHLALACAYQARAEGVLVNEHPDPDAYIDDIILGTLKRTLGVPNKSHLFVVAERTPHRHAREGGVHGLVDYVANTIARWPQRQARPGRYPLTLATKATILGHTLRGAPPTPEDKAIAQHLAYETVRRLVERPESIVGCMVAYRDPATIETIPLHAVAPKQFDWELFARMHGTELR, from the coding sequence ATGAATTCGCCGACGGACAAGTTGGACTTCGTGACCGTTGAAGGCTTACTGAGGTACGGGGAGGCACTGGCCCGCCGAACATCGAGCGAGGGCATCGACCTCCCGCCGCCTCCCGTTCCCTCCCCCGCTCGATCACAGCGTGTCCGGGAAGCGATGGACGGCATCCGGGCCTTCGTCCGGCGCGCGCAAGCCGGCCTCCCCAGCGCCCAGATCTACCGGGCCGAGCGGAGGGCCCTGCTCGCCCAGAGTTGCGGAGGCGATGAACTGGTCTGGTTCGCCGCCTGGAACCGACTCCTCGCGGAAGGCGAACTCGCGCCGCTCTACCGGGCGCCGATCGGAGCGGTTCAGAAGCCCGTCCACCGCCGGCCTGTCGCGATCGTTCCGCGCGCGCATTTGACGCCTCAACTGGCGGAAGGTCGCATCGTGCTGGATTTGGGCGACGACCGATTCTGGTTGCTGCCGCGTGACCTGGCCGGTCGCACCCTGTTTTTCACTATGCGTCACGGCATCTCCCGGGTCGAGAGCAAAACGCATCGCGTGGGGCGCCGCCTGGCCAACGTGCTGGACCCCGAGCGGGGCGTGCAGAAGGCGGATGCGGTCGGCGCGGCGCTGGCGCGCATGATCGGCGTGGTGGGCCAGCAACTGGACTATCTCCGTCTCCACAATTATCTCGATCCGCGCACCTTTCTCCATCTCACCAGCAGCACGCCCAATACGAAACAGCTTTGCGAGCGCATCGTCGCCGCGCTGCTCCCCGGAGTGTCCGAGCGCCCGCGCGTCGAGATCGAACCGGCGTTGGACTCCCAGGATTTCGGCTGGGCGACCGGACTGGACAAGCAAACCGAAGTGGAAGAAGCGGCGACGGCGTTCAGCGTGGATGGAAACACCGCCAAGCGACTCCTCAAGCATCCCTTCTACAGCCATCCCGGAGGACACTCGTTCTTCGATCTCTATCTCGACGTCATCGACGGGCTCCATGTCTTGGGCCGGTCCCGGCCGGGAGCGGTCTTCTGCTTGTACACCCACAGTTCCACACTGCGGGCGCTCAGGATTTTCCTCGACCCCCGGCCGTTCCGCGAGGCCTTCACCGAGTTCGGCGAATACAAGGAGGGGCAAGATAACGTCGTCCTGTTGACGTTCGAGAACGGCCAGCTCTCCGGATACTCCACCGCGGTGGGGCTGTCGGAAAGCGAGCGCGCCGCGCGGGACGCCTGGGTCTCCCTCGAACAGGCTCGGAAGGACCGGGTGACGTTGAAGCCGCGACGCCTCAAGCGACTCATCGCGCTGGTGTCGGGCGGCGACTTCGCCGGCGCCGGAGCCGCGCTGAAGGAACTGCGCGTGACCGGGAACCGCCTGGGACTCGACATTTATTTCGTCCGCCATGGATTTCTCGGCCTGGCCAACAACTGGATCGAGGCGGTCACGGAAGAGGATACGCGCGGCATGAGCAGTCATGCGAGCAGCCCGATCGGAAGCAGCCGTTTCGAGGATTTCAAGGACGAAGAGGTTCAAGTGGCCGCCATGCGCCACCTCGAACCCTACCTGGAGGACGGCGCCGTGGTCGTCCTGGGAGGCGACGGCAGCCTGCGCGGCGCCCGCGCCATCTACGAAACCTTCGGCGTGCAGGTGGCGGGGATTCCCGGCACCATCGACAACAACATCGCGGGCACCACGTCACTCGGTTTTCACTCCGCGGTCGCCTTGGCGAACCAGTCCATCGAATCGCTGAAGGCGACCAGCGCGGCGATGGGCAGCGTGTTTTTCGTCGAGGTGATGGGGGCGGGATCGGGTCACCTCGCGCTGGCCTGCGCCTATCAGGCGAGGGCGGAGGGAGTCCTGGTGAACGAGCATCCCGATCCCGACGCCTACATCGATGACATCATTCTCGGGACGCTGAAGCGGACCCTGGGAGTGCCGAACAAGAGCCATCTGTTTGTGGTGGCCGAACGCACGCCCCACCGCCATGCACGGGAGGGAGGCGTCCACGGACTGGTCGACTACGTCGCGAACACGATTGCGCGGTGGCCGCAGCGTCAGGCAAGACCCGGCCGCTATCCGCTGACGCTCGCGACCAAAGCGACGATTCTCGGTCATACCTTGAGGGGTGCGCCGCCGACTCCCGAGGACAAGGCGATTGCGCAGCATCTGGCATACGAGACCGTGCGGCGGTTGGTGGAACGGCCGGAGTCGATCGTCGGCTGTATGGTGGCCTATCGCGACCCCGCGACCATCGAGACGATTCCTCTGCACGCCGTCGCGCCCAAGCAGTTCGATTGGGAGCTGTTCGCCCGGATGCACGGAACGGAACTTCGCTGA
- a CDS encoding helix-turn-helix transcriptional regulator, producing MDKAKRKRLEARGWRIGTASDFLGLNPEETAVVEMKVCLSQALRSRREARGLSQVALAKRLKSSQSRVVKMEAADQTVSIDLLLRGLVVLGATPRDIARVLGRDSGVAASRPRQRLFAYPSILKSSPTF from the coding sequence ATGGACAAAGCAAAACGCAAGCGGCTTGAAGCGCGCGGGTGGCGAATCGGGACGGCAAGCGATTTCTTGGGACTGAATCCGGAAGAGACCGCGGTGGTCGAGATGAAGGTGTGCTTGAGCCAGGCGCTGCGCTCGCGCCGCGAAGCTCGAGGGCTTTCGCAGGTCGCCCTTGCCAAGCGACTGAAGTCGAGTCAATCGCGAGTGGTGAAGATGGAGGCGGCGGACCAGACCGTTTCGATCGACCTGCTCCTGCGAGGGTTGGTGGTGCTCGGTGCGACGCCGCGGGACATTGCGAGGGTCTTGGGGCGCGACTCCGGGGTGGCCGCTTCACGCCCACGTCAGCGGCTCTTTGCATATCCTTCCATCCTTAAGAGCTCCCCCACATTCTGA
- a CDS encoding site-specific DNA-methyltransferase, whose translation MGSKKARLVVSDPPYNVIVGNTDSPNLSKVEISSYLDFSRAWVKNALDALDDNAHLYIWMGADYKDKFQPLPDFMILMREFHEQVKARNFITVRNQRGYGTQLNWMWVRQELLYYVKGNPSFNVEAEYTDIPKILRGYYKDINGQVKENLERSKSENIRAGNVWVDIQQVFYRLEENVPGCYAQKPLKAIERIVLASTRERDLVADFFCHSGTTLIAGERLNRRVFTFDSDPIFAEITIRRLEHYRKTGRTGWQWASPFPEVDPEDRGR comes from the coding sequence ATGGGCTCTAAAAAGGCGCGGTTGGTAGTCAGCGATCCTCCTTATAATGTGATCGTCGGGAACACAGACAGCCCTAACCTGTCGAAAGTCGAAATCTCCTCCTATTTGGATTTCTCCAGGGCATGGGTCAAAAATGCTTTAGACGCGCTTGATGACAACGCGCACCTATATATCTGGATGGGTGCAGATTACAAGGACAAATTTCAGCCTCTGCCGGATTTCATGATCCTCATGCGTGAGTTCCACGAGCAAGTGAAAGCGAGGAACTTTATAACAGTGAGAAACCAACGAGGCTACGGAACTCAACTGAATTGGATGTGGGTACGCCAAGAGCTTCTGTATTATGTCAAGGGCAATCCCTCCTTCAACGTGGAAGCTGAGTACACAGACATCCCCAAAATACTGCGTGGCTACTACAAGGACATTAATGGCCAGGTCAAAGAAAACCTGGAGCGCTCCAAGTCCGAGAACATCCGTGCGGGTAATGTCTGGGTTGACATACAACAAGTGTTTTACAGGTTAGAGGAAAACGTGCCCGGATGTTATGCTCAGAAACCTTTGAAAGCCATAGAGCGTATAGTCCTGGCGAGCACAAGAGAGCGTGACCTAGTAGCCGATTTCTTTTGTCATTCAGGAACGACCCTGATCGCCGGGGAGCGGCTCAACAGGCGTGTGTTTACCTTCGACAGCGACCCAATCTTTGCCGAGATAACAATTCGCCGCCTGGAGCACTATCGAAAAACAGGAAGGACTGGATGGCAATGGGCCAGCCCGTTTCCTGAAGTCGACCCAGAGGACCGCGGCAGGTGA
- a CDS encoding thermonuclease family protein translates to MVSTHVLRAVWLSVIFLQPVESILAAGPQPSSTSQPDTYAAGLGSDLRTHCDLCWNPTQPSQRRLRSAGTPLHGHHIKKGRRPHRKLRWHSRAPRSSLRRSLPHRALSATGGPGYLLDPWHIQAIDGDTIRYGMERIRIRGIDTPELTETGGFDATQRLARLLKDGQIRLVPHGRDIYGRLLADVYVNDQNVGELLRMEGYAKSR, encoded by the coding sequence ATGGTCTCCACACACGTTTTGCGCGCAGTCTGGCTGTCGGTCATTTTCCTACAGCCCGTTGAGTCGATTCTCGCGGCCGGTCCACAGCCTTCATCGACGTCGCAACCAGACACCTACGCGGCAGGCTTAGGAAGCGACCTGCGCACCCATTGCGATCTCTGCTGGAATCCGACTCAACCCAGCCAACGCCGACTCCGGTCCGCCGGAACGCCGTTGCACGGACATCACATCAAGAAAGGGCGGCGCCCGCACCGCAAACTGCGCTGGCACAGTCGCGCGCCGCGATCATCCCTGCGGCGATCCCTCCCCCATCGTGCCTTGAGCGCCACGGGCGGACCGGGCTATCTGCTGGACCCGTGGCACATTCAGGCGATCGACGGCGACACGATTCGGTACGGCATGGAGCGGATTCGCATCAGAGGGATCGACACGCCCGAACTCACCGAGACCGGCGGCTTTGACGCCACGCAACGCCTGGCCAGGCTTCTTAAGGACGGGCAGATCCGCCTCGTCCCGCACGGGCGGGATATCTACGGCCGCCTGCTCGCCGACGTGTACGTCAATGATCAGAATGTGGGGGAGCTCTTAAGGATGGAAGGATATGCAAAGAGCCGCTGA